The Lysinibacillus pakistanensis genome includes a window with the following:
- a CDS encoding PhzF family phenazine biosynthesis isomerase — MKMVTVYHFDAFSTIPNKGNPAGVVVEGDSYSDNEMQAIAKQVGFNETAFALKSERADLRIRYFTPGHEVNLCGHATMATIYALKTKGLLENKQVFTIETKAGILPIAITEQKSGEIFMTMQHAAPQFVAFNGSKAELAQSIELPEEAIHPDLPIVYGSTGLWTLLIPIKNLEFFKAMAPQTATFPTILKEMPKASLHPFCLEAFDKNADMHARHFSSPYSGTIEDITTGTASGVMGAYHATYIEQQEQSEKTLIVEQGQELEKDGRVQVHVKNDNGKLTISITGTAVFVKEIDIPLK, encoded by the coding sequence ATAAAGATGGTGACGGTCTATCATTTTGATGCATTTAGTACAATCCCTAATAAGGGAAATCCAGCAGGTGTTGTGGTAGAGGGAGATTCATATAGCGATAATGAGATGCAGGCGATTGCAAAGCAAGTAGGCTTTAATGAAACAGCATTTGCCCTAAAATCTGAGCGAGCAGATTTAAGAATACGTTACTTTACGCCAGGTCATGAAGTAAATTTGTGTGGTCATGCTACCATGGCAACGATTTATGCGCTAAAAACAAAAGGTTTATTAGAGAATAAGCAAGTTTTTACCATTGAAACAAAGGCTGGCATCCTTCCAATTGCAATAACAGAGCAAAAATCAGGTGAAATTTTCATGACCATGCAACATGCAGCTCCTCAGTTTGTAGCCTTTAACGGTTCAAAAGCCGAGCTTGCACAATCTATTGAACTTCCAGAAGAAGCTATACATCCAGACTTACCAATTGTTTATGGCAGTACAGGCCTGTGGACATTGCTAATACCAATCAAAAACTTAGAATTTTTTAAAGCGATGGCACCACAAACAGCTACATTTCCGACTATATTAAAGGAAATGCCAAAAGCATCCTTACATCCATTTTGCTTAGAGGCATTTGATAAAAATGCCGATATGCATGCAAGACATTTTTCTTCTCCTTATTCTGGAACAATTGAAGATATTACAACAGGTACTGCATCTGGTGTTATGGGTGCCTATCATGCAACCTATATTGAGCAGCAAGAACAAAGTGAGAAAACACTTATCGTCGAACAGGGACAGGAACTTGAGAAGGATGGACGTGTGCAGGTGCACGTAAAAAATGATAACGGGAAATTAACTATTTCGATTACAGGTACTGCTGTCTTTGTGAAGGAAATAGATATCCCCTTGAAATAA
- a CDS encoding CPBP family intramembrane glutamic endopeptidase, with amino-acid sequence MIDYVWIWIFASLLNSVMQELLMRGYLYQLWKQKYNVTVATVCTTILFSAMHGGAFEAGIIPVLNVVSVSILVT; translated from the coding sequence ATGATTGATTACGTTTGGATTTGGATTTTCGCATCATTATTGAATTCTGTAATGCAGGAATTGTTGATGAGGGGTTATCTATATCAATTATGGAAGCAAAAATATAATGTAACTGTGGCAACCGTCTGTACTACTATTTTATTTTCTGCGATGCATGGTGGAGCATTTGAAGCCGGTATTATCCCTGTGCTGAATGTTGTTTCAGTGAGTATACTTGTGACATAA
- the lepB gene encoding signal peptidase I, giving the protein MAQKQNQNELWAWIKAIGFAIIFTMGIRYFIFSPVVVEGASMMPTFENGDKVIVNKVGPKISSYQRFDVIVFKANEEENYIKRIIGLPGDHIAYKDDVLYINGKAFEEPYLIKYKEALLDKGDFTYDFTLEEQLGEMIVPEGHFFVLGDNRRRSIDSRDQKVGFVAQHEILGTAGFVLWPFDRIGSTH; this is encoded by the coding sequence GTGGCGCAAAAACAAAATCAAAATGAACTTTGGGCTTGGATTAAAGCAATTGGATTTGCCATTATTTTTACAATGGGGATCCGTTATTTCATTTTTTCACCTGTAGTTGTAGAAGGAGCCTCCATGATGCCAACCTTTGAAAATGGTGATAAAGTTATCGTAAATAAAGTAGGACCGAAAATTTCAAGTTATCAACGCTTTGATGTGATTGTCTTTAAAGCGAATGAAGAAGAAAATTATATTAAGAGAATTATCGGGTTACCAGGAGATCATATAGCCTATAAAGATGATGTTCTGTACATAAATGGAAAGGCCTTTGAAGAACCTTATTTAATAAAGTATAAAGAAGCATTGCTGGATAAAGGCGATTTTACATATGATTTTACTTTAGAGGAGCAATTAGGTGAAATGATTGTGCCAGAAGGGCATTTTTTCGTTCTTGGGGATAATCGTCGAAGAAGTATAGATAGCCGAGATCAAAAAGTCGGATTTGTTGCACAGCATGAAATTTTGGGGACAGCAGGTTTTGTATTATGGCCATTTGATCGAATTGGTAGTACACACTAG
- a CDS encoding tubby C-terminal domain-like protein, which produces MATFTLTFPKAFESFTYIPIINEQNETVCVLQKVDRSTVGKVINAVMLVAAQQSLPHHYETRTTLGAPLFQVQSTLLTKGVSHQLVMPDGTTLPIQRKTVQLLESSYSFTMDGLVFRFEKDFTSTAYLYCNDEKIASASNIETELVRTGIAFKLFDSDDTLFVALLATLYQTLFLLNK; this is translated from the coding sequence ATGGCTACATTTACACTTACCTTTCCGAAAGCATTCGAAAGTTTTACATATATCCCTATTATTAATGAACAAAATGAAACAGTATGTGTATTGCAAAAGGTTGACCGTTCAACCGTTGGAAAAGTTATCAATGCTGTTATGCTAGTAGCTGCACAGCAATCTTTACCACATCATTATGAAACACGCACTACCTTAGGAGCACCTCTTTTTCAAGTGCAATCAACTCTCTTAACGAAGGGGGTTAGCCATCAACTGGTGATGCCAGATGGAACAACCCTACCAATTCAACGCAAGACCGTGCAGCTACTTGAATCCTCCTATTCATTTACAATGGACGGACTCGTTTTCCGCTTTGAAAAGGATTTTACATCAACTGCCTACCTATATTGCAATGATGAAAAAATAGCAAGCGCCAGTAATATAGAAACGGAACTCGTGCGTACTGGGATAGCTTTTAAACTTTTTGACTCAGATGATACGCTATTTGTCGCTTTACTAGCAACTCTTTATCAGACATTGTTCTTATTAAATAAATAA